A region from the Paenibacillus humicola genome encodes:
- a CDS encoding 2-hydroxyacid dehydrogenase: MKIVYVDEPTYLPDSFVRRMEERGEFEVYYDRPDEETAVRRLSGADLAIVEWTPITARMLKRISRLRYIALVMTAYDLVDCEAAGAAGIPVSNCPAYSAESVAEHVFALLLAVNRRLGEADAAVRRGESHLYGPFLGCQLAGKTFGVIGTGRIGQAAAKIAAGFGMKVIGTNRSGRSLPGIERVELPALMKESDIVTLHAPSNRETKGLLSKKLLALMKPSAFFVNTSRAGLVDENELYALLRDRRIAGAGLDDVSTVRDNPLYALDNVVLTPGTAWYTDTARDANLEELIANIDSFLNGAERNIVNREFLNASKP, from the coding sequence ATGAAAATCGTCTACGTGGATGAACCGACCTACTTGCCGGACTCGTTCGTAAGGCGGATGGAGGAGAGGGGGGAATTCGAGGTTTACTATGACCGGCCGGATGAGGAGACGGCGGTACGGCGGCTGTCCGGCGCGGATCTGGCGATTGTGGAATGGACGCCGATTACGGCCCGGATGCTGAAGCGCATCTCCAGGCTCCGGTATATTGCGCTGGTGATGACCGCGTATGATTTGGTCGATTGCGAAGCGGCGGGAGCCGCGGGCATACCGGTATCAAACTGCCCGGCGTATTCCGCGGAGTCAGTGGCGGAGCACGTATTTGCCTTGTTGCTGGCGGTCAATCGCCGGTTAGGGGAGGCGGACGCGGCGGTGAGACGCGGCGAAAGCCATCTGTATGGTCCTTTTCTGGGCTGTCAGCTGGCCGGGAAAACCTTCGGCGTCATCGGCACCGGCCGGATCGGTCAAGCGGCGGCCAAAATCGCGGCAGGCTTCGGCATGAAGGTCATCGGCACGAATCGTTCCGGCCGGTCGTTACCCGGCATCGAGCGGGTTGAGCTCCCGGCGTTGATGAAGGAAAGCGATATCGTAACCCTGCATGCGCCTTCGAACCGGGAGACCAAAGGCCTGCTCTCGAAGAAGCTGCTGGCGCTGATGAAACCGTCGGCGTTCTTCGTCAATACGTCCCGTGCCGGACTGGTCGATGAAAATGAACTGTATGCGCTTCTCCGGGACCGGCGTATTGCCGGAGCCGGCCTGGACGATGTGTCGACGGTACGGGATAACCCCTTGTACGCGCTGGACAACGTTGTTCTCACTCCCGGGACGGCATGGTATACGGATACGGCGCGGGACGCCAACCTGGAGGAGCTGATCGCCAATATCGACAGCTTTCTGAACGGGGCGGAACGCAACATCGTGAACCGGGAATTTTTGAACGCTTCCAAACCGTAA
- a CDS encoding aminotransferase class I/II-fold pyridoxal phosphate-dependent enzyme: protein MRLPNLTRYESIGINRVFNMADGHAHQPQTATQRKIVSRLPEWFYEAETARQSDLEEEFRARYYALAGQHSAASLTRTLFCYSASLSTDLIATYLASRQLSVALLHPCFDNLATILRRRDVPLVPLSEPELAPERLDDTFAKLNADAVFLTLPNNPTGFELPREAIHQVIELCGRYGKMLIVDCTFRFFSRNPHWDLYEALEQSGISYLIVEDTGKTWPTQDLKCSILAASADLYDGILDLHNDILLNVSPFILKLLIEYLKDSADAGLAAAIWEPIDRNRRRLREAIQGSCLRVEYPASTISVEWLRILDPDLRSVDLVEKLLDLGLGTLPGDHFYWADHVAGERFIRIALSRDAETFWKACPILMDGLAIR from the coding sequence ATGCGGCTGCCCAATTTGACAAGATACGAATCGATCGGCATCAACCGTGTATTCAACATGGCCGACGGCCATGCGCACCAACCGCAAACCGCGACCCAGCGGAAAATCGTCAGCCGGCTGCCCGAATGGTTTTACGAAGCGGAAACCGCGCGGCAGTCCGACCTGGAGGAGGAGTTTCGCGCCCGCTACTACGCCTTGGCGGGGCAGCATTCGGCGGCTTCGCTGACGAGAACGCTGTTCTGTTATTCGGCTTCGTTATCGACGGACCTGATCGCAACCTATTTGGCTTCCCGTCAGCTTAGCGTCGCGCTGCTGCATCCCTGCTTCGATAATTTGGCAACCATTTTGCGCAGGAGGGATGTGCCGCTCGTTCCGCTGTCCGAGCCGGAGCTGGCGCCGGAGCGGCTGGACGATACGTTTGCGAAGCTGAATGCGGACGCCGTCTTTTTGACGCTGCCGAACAATCCGACGGGATTCGAACTGCCGCGCGAGGCGATTCACCAAGTGATCGAGCTGTGCGGACGTTACGGCAAAATGCTGATTGTGGACTGCACGTTCCGTTTCTTTTCCCGGAATCCTCACTGGGATCTGTACGAGGCGCTGGAACAATCGGGGATCAGCTACCTAATCGTGGAGGACACCGGCAAAACGTGGCCGACGCAGGATCTGAAATGCAGCATCTTGGCGGCGAGCGCGGATTTGTACGACGGCATTCTCGATTTGCACAACGATATTTTGCTGAACGTATCGCCGTTTATTTTGAAGCTCTTGATCGAGTATTTGAAGGATTCCGCGGATGCCGGGCTGGCTGCGGCCATCTGGGAGCCGATCGACCGGAACCGGCGGCGGCTGAGGGAAGCGATTCAGGGCTCGTGCTTAAGGGTGGAATATCCGGCCTCGACGATCAGCGTGGAGTGGCTGCGGATTTTGGACCCGGACCTGCGCAGCGTCGATTTGGTGGAGAAGCTGCTTGACCTCGGACTCGGGACGCTGCCCGGCGACCACTTCTATTGGGCTGATCATGTGGCGGGCGAGCGCTTCATTCGCATTGCGCTGTCCCGGGATGCCGAAACGTTCTGGAAGGCGTGTCCGATCTTGATGGATGGGCTTGCCATCCGATGA
- a CDS encoding DEAD/DEAH box helicase, which produces MTFKELNLIPPILKALDKENYTSPTPIQEQAIPAVLSGRDLLGCAQTGTGKTAAFALPIIQLLTAQQRQAPRRIRSLILTPTRELAIQIWENMKAYSRFTELRCVSIVGGVSQKAQEQSLAQGTDVLIATPGRLMDLVNQKLVDLQHVQILVLDEADRMLDMGFIHEVKRIIAKLPVKRQTLFFSATMPPEISSLVSSLLVNPVKVEITPAATTVDRIEQSVYFVDKENKQRLLGHLLQDASIESALVFTRTKHGADRVARGLTRMNISAQAIHGDKSQNARQAALNNFKSGATRVLVATDIAARGIDIDELSHVINFNLPNIPETYVHRIGRTGRAGHSGVAVSFCESEELPYLKDIEKVTRKKVPVVQHHPYPMAASAQPSMSEAAPASNSNRNASRNDGRSANPNRSANRNADANRNANAGRNESASRNASTARNANAGRNGNANRNASAARNANAGRNANANRNANEGKKNMKPVRS; this is translated from the coding sequence ATGACCTTTAAAGAACTGAACCTCATTCCGCCTATTCTTAAAGCGCTGGACAAGGAAAACTATACGTCGCCGACCCCGATTCAGGAGCAGGCGATTCCGGCCGTATTGTCCGGCCGGGACCTGCTCGGCTGCGCGCAAACCGGCACGGGCAAAACGGCCGCATTCGCGCTGCCCATTATTCAGCTGTTAACCGCACAGCAGCGGCAGGCGCCGCGCCGCATTCGCTCCCTGATTTTGACGCCGACCCGGGAGCTCGCAATTCAGATCTGGGAGAACATGAAGGCATACAGCCGGTTTACGGAGCTGCGCTGCGTCTCCATCGTCGGCGGCGTATCGCAGAAAGCGCAGGAGCAGTCGCTGGCGCAGGGCACGGATGTGCTGATCGCCACGCCGGGCCGGCTGATGGATCTCGTGAACCAAAAGCTGGTCGACCTGCAGCATGTCCAAATTCTGGTGCTGGACGAGGCCGACCGGATGCTCGACATGGGCTTTATCCATGAAGTGAAGCGCATTATCGCGAAGCTGCCGGTCAAGCGGCAGACGCTGTTTTTCTCCGCCACGATGCCGCCGGAAATTTCCAGCCTCGTCTCGTCGCTGCTGGTCAATCCGGTGAAAGTCGAAATTACACCCGCAGCGACGACGGTGGACCGGATTGAACAGTCGGTTTATTTTGTCGATAAGGAAAACAAGCAGCGTCTGCTGGGTCATCTGCTGCAGGACGCCTCGATCGAGTCGGCGCTGGTATTCACCCGCACGAAACACGGAGCGGACCGCGTCGCCCGCGGGCTGACGAGGATGAACATCTCCGCCCAGGCCATCCACGGGGACAAGTCTCAGAATGCGCGCCAGGCGGCCTTGAACAATTTCAAGAGCGGCGCGACGCGCGTGCTGGTGGCGACGGACATTGCGGCGAGAGGCATTGACATCGACGAGCTGTCGCATGTGATCAACTTCAACCTTCCGAATATCCCGGAAACGTACGTGCACCGCATCGGCCGGACCGGGCGGGCGGGACACAGCGGGGTTGCCGTCTCCTTCTGCGAGAGCGAAGAGCTGCCGTATTTGAAGGATATCGAAAAGGTGACGAGGAAGAAGGTTCCGGTCGTTCAGCATCATCCTTACCCGATGGCGGCATCGGCGCAGCCGTCCATGTCGGAAGCGGCACCGGCTTCAAACTCGAACCGAAATGCGAGCCGGAACGACGGCCGCAGCGCGAATCCGAATCGCAGCGCGAATCGGAATGCAGACGCAAACCGGAATGCCAACGCGGGCCGCAATGAAAGCGCGAGCCGAAATGCAAGCACGGCAAGGAATGCCAATGCAGGCCGTAACGGTAACGCAAACCGAAATGCAAGCGCGGCAAGGAATGCCAACGCGGGCCGCAATGCTAACGCAAACCGGAATGCAAATGAGGGCAAGAAAAACATGAAGCCCGTACGTTCGTAA
- a CDS encoding heme-degrading domain-containing protein, translated as MEQTSALLETLLQQENDLQFSEFTNNTAYKVGTAIVEKAFREDKSVAVNIRMNGELLFYARMNGTTDNNDSWIARKNNTVGHFKHSSYYMHVLLKSTGSNVEAHNLDPKDYAAEGGAFPLILKNEGIVGTISVSGLPGEEDHAIIVGALREILNG; from the coding sequence TTGGAACAAACGAGCGCTTTACTCGAGACCCTGCTGCAGCAGGAGAACGATTTACAGTTTTCGGAATTTACGAATAATACCGCCTACAAGGTCGGGACCGCCATTGTGGAGAAGGCATTCCGGGAAGATAAGTCCGTCGCGGTCAATATCCGGATGAACGGCGAGCTGCTGTTTTATGCGAGAATGAACGGCACAACGGACAACAACGACTCCTGGATCGCGCGAAAAAACAATACGGTCGGCCACTTTAAGCACAGCTCTTATTACATGCACGTACTGCTGAAATCGACCGGCTCGAATGTCGAAGCGCATAATCTCGATCCCAAGGATTACGCGGCCGAGGGCGGCGCTTTTCCCCTCATCCTGAAGAACGAAGGCATCGTCGGCACCATCTCCGTCTCCGGCCTGCCCGGCGAGGAGGACCACGCCATTATCGTCGGCGCGCTGCGCGAGATTTTGAACGGGTAG
- a CDS encoding LLM class flavin-dependent oxidoreductase — protein sequence MTDTAATMEIGISTFLETTPDPVTGKVISQAERLREAVEEIALADQVGLDVYGIGEHHRPDYAGSAPAVVLAAAAAMTKRIRLTSAVTVLSSDDPVRVYQAFATLDSISNGRAEIMAGRGSFIESFPLFGYSLDDYDELFEEKLELLLKIRASEKVTWRGGHRPAIPELGVYPRSVQQPLPVWIATGGSPESAIRAGMLGLPVAFAIIGGMPERFAPLVALYKKAAQQAGHDPAKLQIATHSHGFVGDTTEQAAELFFAPTQAQMNVIGRERGWGQAYTRATYDEARSLRGALYVGDPEYVAEKILLLRRHLGVTRFFLHVNVGTMPHRDVMRAIELLGTRVAPIVRLEIARSEAKE from the coding sequence ATGACCGACACGGCAGCAACAATGGAAATCGGAATCAGCACCTTTTTGGAGACGACGCCGGACCCGGTAACGGGAAAGGTGATCAGCCAGGCCGAACGGCTGCGCGAGGCGGTCGAGGAAATCGCGCTCGCCGACCAGGTTGGCCTCGACGTTTACGGGATCGGCGAGCATCACCGGCCCGATTATGCAGGCTCTGCGCCCGCCGTCGTGCTCGCGGCTGCAGCAGCCATGACGAAACGGATCCGGCTGACGAGCGCCGTGACCGTGCTTTCTTCGGACGATCCGGTACGCGTCTATCAGGCGTTCGCGACCCTGGACAGCATCTCGAACGGGCGGGCCGAAATCATGGCCGGCCGGGGATCGTTCATCGAGTCTTTCCCGCTGTTCGGCTACAGCCTGGACGACTATGATGAACTGTTCGAGGAGAAGCTCGAGCTGCTGCTGAAAATCCGGGCTTCGGAGAAGGTGACGTGGCGCGGCGGTCATCGCCCCGCCATTCCGGAGCTCGGCGTGTATCCCCGCTCCGTGCAGCAGCCCCTTCCGGTCTGGATCGCAACCGGCGGGAGCCCGGAATCCGCCATCCGGGCGGGCATGCTGGGCCTGCCGGTGGCGTTTGCCATCATCGGCGGCATGCCGGAGCGGTTCGCCCCGCTCGTCGCCTTGTACAAGAAGGCGGCGCAGCAGGCCGGGCACGATCCCGCCAAGCTGCAAATCGCGACGCATTCGCACGGTTTCGTCGGGGATACGACCGAGCAGGCCGCCGAGCTTTTTTTCGCGCCGACGCAGGCGCAGATGAACGTCATCGGGCGCGAGCGGGGCTGGGGACAGGCCTATACTCGGGCGACCTATGACGAAGCCCGCAGCCTGCGGGGCGCGCTGTATGTCGGCGACCCGGAATATGTAGCCGAGAAAATTTTGCTCCTGCGCCGCCATTTGGGGGTGACCCGCTTCTTCCTCCACGTCAACGTCGGCACGATGCCGCACCGCGACGTCATGCGCGCTATCGAGCTGCTCGGCACGCGGGTCGCGCCGATCGTGCGCCTGGAAATCGCCCGGTCCGAAGCGAAGGAATAA
- a CDS encoding UDP-N-acetylmuramoyl-tripeptide--D-alanyl-D-alanine ligase — translation MTSRKRSIIAVTGSAGKTTTKEMIASVLGVRWRIVKTQSNWNQPRATARSAKRIKPYHRAAVLEYGMLRNGQIRAHCKALQPTIGVITNVGTAHIGNVGNRVEGIAKAKSELIRYMKPSGLLVLNADDRNSRLLAYRNFKGRLVKVGIRNRADYRAHGITAGRRGVRFRVKLDGKDEAFAIPCLGEHNVYNALNAIAVTHRLGFKAGEIRKGLARYPVPYRRLVRTELPRAITLIDDTFSSNPTATKAALDVLAQAGRSRTYAVVGHMKDLGRYSAKGHKDVGAYAARKKVSRLYAIGKHARYIVHGARAAGLPAGRIRLFQTREGLHRALIADIKPGAAILVKGTHLLKLERTVAFLKKRLSAKIK, via the coding sequence ATGACAAGCCGTAAACGCTCCATTATCGCCGTCACGGGAAGCGCGGGAAAAACGACGACCAAAGAGATGATCGCTTCCGTACTGGGCGTGCGGTGGCGCATCGTCAAAACGCAATCGAACTGGAACCAGCCGCGCGCAACGGCGCGCAGCGCCAAACGGATCAAGCCCTATCACCGCGCCGCGGTGCTGGAATACGGGATGCTGAGGAACGGCCAAATCCGGGCGCATTGCAAGGCGCTTCAGCCTACGATCGGCGTCATTACGAATGTGGGAACCGCGCATATCGGGAACGTGGGCAACCGGGTGGAGGGCATCGCGAAGGCGAAATCCGAGCTGATCCGGTACATGAAGCCAAGCGGGCTGCTTGTGTTGAACGCGGACGACCGGAATTCCCGGCTGCTCGCGTACCGGAATTTTAAAGGCCGGCTCGTCAAGGTCGGCATCCGCAACCGGGCCGATTACCGGGCGCACGGCATTACGGCGGGCCGCCGGGGGGTGCGTTTTCGGGTCAAGCTGGACGGGAAAGACGAGGCGTTTGCGATCCCCTGTCTCGGGGAGCACAATGTCTATAATGCGCTGAATGCGATCGCGGTCACGCACCGTCTCGGGTTTAAAGCGGGCGAGATCCGAAAGGGGCTGGCGAGGTATCCGGTCCCCTACCGAAGGCTGGTCCGGACGGAGCTGCCGCGCGCCATTACGCTGATCGACGACACCTTCAGCTCCAACCCGACGGCGACCAAGGCGGCGCTGGACGTGCTCGCCCAGGCCGGTCGCAGCCGGACCTATGCGGTTGTCGGGCATATGAAGGATTTGGGCCGCTATTCGGCCAAAGGTCACAAGGATGTCGGCGCGTACGCCGCACGGAAGAAGGTTTCGAGGCTGTATGCAATCGGGAAGCATGCCCGTTATATCGTACATGGAGCCCGTGCGGCCGGATTGCCCGCCGGCCGGATCCGGCTGTTTCAAACCCGGGAAGGGCTGCATCGGGCCTTGATCGCCGATATCAAGCCGGGCGCGGCGATTCTGGTGAAAGGAACGCACCTCTTAAAGCTCGAGCGTACCGTCGCGTTTCTGAAAAAGCGTTTATCCGCCAAGATAAAATAA